Proteins found in one Paralichthys olivaceus isolate ysfri-2021 chromosome 19, ASM2471397v2, whole genome shotgun sequence genomic segment:
- the trim54 gene encoding tripartite motif-containing protein 54, with protein sequence MNFALGFRPPPAGSSGPGAGSGATMENLEKQLICPVCLEMFSKPVVILPCQHNLCRKCANDMFQAANPLWQTRGSSSIAASGGRFRCPSCRHEVVLDRHGVFGLQRNLLVENIIDIYRQQESSRPVNTKPEQQQQQLMCDEHEEERINIYCLSCQTPTCSMCKVFGRHKDCDVAPLSSVYTTQKAELSDGIANLVASNDNMQTVISQIEEIRRTVEENGKRQREQLADHFDGLVSILEERKQELVGQISKQQDDKLKHLRCLIRRHSDHLEAAVMLVESAIQSMEETHMPLFIQSATVILDKMTEAARASNVERPELGYESMSHFFIDTDDLMDMLQRMDFCSGVGDEEDSEDAGEESELDFGCRY encoded by the exons ATGAACTTTGCCCTCGGCTTCAGGCCCCCCCCAGCAGGCAGCTCGGGGCCCGGTGCCGGCAGCGGCGCCACCATGGAGAACCTGGAGAAGCAGCTGATCTGCCCCGTCTGCCTGGAGATGTTCTCCAAACCTGTGGTCATCCTGCCCTGCCAGCACAACCTCTGCCGCAAGTGTGCCAACGACATGTTCCAG GCAGCTAACCCTCTGTGGCAGACCCGCGGCTCCTCTAGCATCGCTGCCAGCGGCGGCCGTTTCCGCTGTCCGTCATGTCGCCACGAGGTGGTGCTGGACCGGCACGGAGTGTTCGGTCTGCAGAGGAACCTGCTGGTGGAGAACATCATAGACATCTACAGGCAGCAGGAGTCCTccag gCCTGTAAACACGaagccagagcagcagcagcagcagctgatgtgtgACGAACACGAAGAGGAGAGGATCAACATCTACTGTCTCTCGTGTCAGACGCCGACCTGCTCCATGTGCAAAGTGTTCGGACGACACAAAGACTGTGACGTGGCTCCGCTCAGCAGCGTCTACACGACTCAGAAG gcgGAGCTGAGCGACGGCATCGCAAACCTGGTCGCCAGTAACGACAACATGCAGACAGTGATCTCTCAGATAGAGGAAATACGCCGCACCGTGGag GAGAACGGTAAGCGGCAGAGAGAGCAGCTCGCCGACCACTTCGACGGCCTGGTGTCCATCCTGGAGGAGCGGAAGCAGGAGCTGGTCGGTCAGATTTCCAAACAACAGGACGACAAACTGAAACACCTTCGATGCCTCATCCGGCGGCACAGCGACCACCTGGAGGCCGCGGTCATGCTGGTGGAGTCGGCCATTCAGTCCATGGAGGAGACGCACATGCCTCTGTTCATACAG AGCGCCACCGTCATACTGGACAA AATGACGGAGGCGGCGAGGGCCTCGAACGTGGAGCGTCCGGAGCTCGGCTACGAGAGCATGAGCCACTTCTTCATCGACACTGACGACCTGATGGACATGTTACAGAGAATGGACTTCTGCTCTG GTGTGGGAGATGAAGAGGATTCTGAAGACGCAGGAGAAGAGTCAGAACTGGACTTTGGCTGCAGATACTAA
- the uts1 gene encoding urotensin 1, whose amino-acid sequence MKPVSLLLLLSSVLLSSHLRPAAGRPRSLPGWLDGSGRLQTQRLDEELLRAAAAGDSTASDLLSDNILRFLRSRNPEHLHLPPAEQEESEEEVLRTAAQLLKRSEDPPLSIDLTFHMLRNMIQIAEDERKREQALLNRKALDEVGK is encoded by the coding sequence ATGAAGCcagtctccctcctcctgctcctctcctccgtcctcctctcATCGCACCTCCGCCCCGCCGCCGGCAGACCGCGCTCCCTCCCCGGCTGGCTGGATGGCAGCGGGCGCCTCCAGACGCAGCGACTGGACGAGGAGCTGCTCAGAGCGGCCGCCGCCGGGGACAGCACCGCCTCGGACCTGCTGAGCGACAACATCCTGAGGTTCCTTCGGAGCAGGAACCCGGAGCATCTCCACCTGCCGCCCGCCGAGCaggaggagagcgaggaggaggtgCTGAGGACCGCGGCGCAGCTGCTGAAGCGCAGCGAGGATCCGCCGCTGTCCATCGACCTGACCTTCCACATGCTGAGGAATATGATCCAGATAGCCGAGGATGAGCGCAAGAGGGAGCAGGCTCTGCTCAACCGCAAAGCGCTCGACGAGGTCGGGAAGTAA
- the mpv17 gene encoding protein Mpv17 has translation MAGLWRSYQALMSRYPWTVQIVTAGSLVGLGDVISQQLIERRGLAQHNVKRTAKMMSIGFLFVGPVVGSWYKVLDKVVVGGSKSAAMKKMLLDQLCFAPCFLGAFLGISGALNGLTLDDNITKLKRDYTDALISNYYLWPPVQIANFYFIPLQHRLAVVQIVAVAWNSYLSWKANKM, from the exons ATGGCCGGTCTGTGGAGATCCTACCAGGCCCTGATGAGCAGATACCCCTGGACGGTTCAGATAGTGACGGCCG GGTCTCTCGTGGGACTCGGTGATGTCATTTCCCAACAGTTGATCGAGAGACGAGGACTCGCTCAACACAACGTGAAGCGAACGGCCAAGATGATGAGCATCGGGTTCTTGTTCGTG gGTCCGGTCGTCGGGAGTTGGTACAAAGTTCTGGACAAAGTCGTCGTTGGAGGAAGTAAAAGTGCAGCGATGAAGAAAATGCTGCTTGATCAG TTGTGTTTCGCTCCGTGCTTCCTGGGAGCGTTCCTCGGCATCTCTGGCGCTCTGAACGGACTGACGCTGGACGACAACATCACCAAGCTGAAGAGG GACTACACCGACGCCCTCATCTCTAATTACTAC CTCTGGCCTCCGGTGCAGATCGCAAACTTCTACTTCATTCCTCTTCAACACAG GTTGGCCGTGGTCCAGATTGTTGCTGTGGCCTGGAACTCCTACCTGAGCTGGAAGGCCAATAAGATGTGA